One genomic region from Epinephelus fuscoguttatus linkage group LG8, E.fuscoguttatus.final_Chr_v1 encodes:
- the znf1035 gene encoding zinc finger protein 1035, with amino-acid sequence MAHGWDSYYHDLPPLSSDPSTLRRTSEPEGSLSQHIENYIGNHDFPGAVASHEASATNYYSNPSTENSSSDCLYQRYCKETSWQADGEQMEKDYLQRCGNSDISDFATDGLPTSGSFPSSFANDLQDLKQDCGMLATSFLDDYSDVSSCSEADVGETRPSCKFMANNSVPKPKTDYVTKHSSSEWLFTDTGNVMLPTESLCPNKSETTVILPTTSNVSAGENIVECAQDKEESSEKTVTSCAGQEQSFSTSNMVTTTVSETVGDGREYGNCPERRGKEHMKINLTQEKNPSISTTGHENLAGDGIEEYPDGGGEEQVAAAAPNMTIMDNEDGLPDDLRKEMKESFNQENKGFDNPNSRDSQDGNTKEDMQDKSEDLKKERKQSGSSEKETFDDKKSPNPNFGIGQDENPETDCRDDEIQSNTCQSSNLPGIKVSNSKAVTHELRQFTSTSKSISQDQKSCLRLSEHQSHESVAQDICQSTAVMRDGDFSNANDKNEQSVASLSETCLQPKSSSTYMNTCPEKEWTGAAEKTDSDKDEQGFASQVESCLLPNSSSIDLNSCLEKEMTSQLERKTPTSPTETVCTDPPVTSVTDDLESCSQFNTSSTDINPCLEKEWTSSTENTNATSSSDQQQPLHQCPVALQPGGFHGDVAEDTRESLEKLDTSAEEPSVLGKLYGEPLSREDSSCDADEINLDTSHYQDTSVARPDSNTMNYSGQTPQLISSLQMRKRLQPVVIMKTLELVDGMSNSYHCADCQYTTHSVDHLIEHHHCFHSVHSFQFCKTCNLYLISDEQAEKHVCCVTKVSPQLSSDSSKPKIRKRRGGHRCMKCRLIFSKILHYIKHMRTHTGKTPFKCNGCGLYFAQAGTLQRHMRTPGRCKQPKLPVTDSDAIIKETETPPQEDVAQDQTYLNLPECYIKLDDISRTHLCRFCGKCFLTAAKAKKHYYNIHKGKSLAVSVQQCQSTTKLSSEHPKKLDNETTGKYKCPLCPRLFKYSYNRARHLRDCVRNSVCGGKEKVSGKYRCPLCHVTFTLSSNRYRHIKTFCLRECLNRLAKERAKSKEQAEQKKAKETEPKLQSKKNEQKKQPKEMEQKKQAPPALTAPRIVPRYRCNLCPAVFCHASGKYRHMKKHELFKLTGKMFKYRNSVFSTLSKPTTLSSTKTEENKDTPESTEANASPALSCRFCDSRFATPQSLMKHVRSHRGERPYRCVECGKGFKKRAYLIGHKSIHQRRIQCTVCRKILPTIGELIQHRSSHLKRGMLQCPDCHLQFQYPAHLLRHLPTHKPKENKASKPEERPPLKPQQSLESVKEQTEPNQLQCSLCKEVFNDAHLLRKHCLAHITGSSTNQCPFCKRDFNNRRYLLRHMLIHTGDKPFSCTNCGKQFYRDLYLKLHSEKCVPAQTIQQQLVTTESNTKPKGPHRCTYCPRRFFKRMRLKNHLNGHKANTLLLCSKCGQYFGFQKFKQHQSNCGETTQLNTGLSSPNGDDCKSTSQTSHVSVMPLKSNASKILPLKCSHCTQRFRYRSLLLRHLVSHTGVQPYACMHCGHRYGSQTMCLQHEAFCDGVYKEGQSKVKGDTAPQLTKTPTLREAAQKPQAEGAAEYKCKFCTKTFMKSRSLRRHILTHNEVKPYRCKACDSCFSRYDHLKVHQARCKGKKTRLEIRIPKISLEDVGRGWQNKFGIEPAEKQETFECEVCSRSFPSQSKLSRHVTLFHLPKLFKCTGCGSSFSHEKTLKKHRKMRKCRRSSNKTKAVLPQDTNPPTENAANSLRGMRKRILQRIQPYFNKKHKYACSYCPRAFGNSWQLSVHNRLHTGERPYACDYCEQRFIRKDYMQRHAAKCTKKTSILTEKVTKPTVPESQQSASKSPPKGFSCAYCSSRFLLFSQLQEHFLNAHQLETKAPPLSSAPLQQHLSNIPKIKEEVLDESCDKKPSDVGTNLTCKLDTALDSEVAKTFSCPECNMTFTNKAGLTGHLRVHAAGFPFNCKTCKKGFWNKSLLRNHNRKCRFGHISGRSSTQELEVPLKAEIDLVLNDSVLVFKEASNSTGTGVLQTSFSCKDEVMDESQQNSEENEGQSSSIKEKKTVQYQCSECDQSFTDGLLLISHLEAHGREEQAKKRNACIKCGNVFSSPGNLEKHMRMHGINKKYSCPDCSKVLPTMSELEIHRTCHDPNRPFICKLCKHRFWTRPSLCNHYSEEHPDDVFRCQFCNKAYASKKSVSRHYKKWHQKEQRDLLKTVQDKSSAEQRSSSQVSTAGESDGDENNGSEDSDSDSAPYFPCHVCGKTFPTSESLEDHQRCHLGEKPHECAECGKCFFQASQLQQHQRMHKSEFQCQACGRGFVSLFALRKHKHTHGKSRPYRCSKCDFSFTGPTQLAEHMSTHREENFPCDICNLVFLSKTSRAEHRKSHSKSGDFPAPILKEEREKSASPSESSSVSPRELKYRCGVCGERFKDPEELSEHGCNAVKERAYSCSDCDKHFLHASHLKKHRTTHHLSWSNSEYPCSHCNSSFSSSERFLSHLKSHVDTAAETKRNTEGKDGGVSHSFMCPVCHQCFASATELIGHFPTHPGGTFECKICKKTFPSGSKLEEHERSHVTSAAEFECIVCECGQSFLGRDAFHRHHCSHQKQATTEAEYSHPSAKTSPPTYQAGEEEEIDVTGEDLYYCPVCSMQFSSKSGLLEHQNKEHRNEKPFKCKLCGKVFARRRYLREHERRHRQKNTTQPAENKFKCTQCNAELNTANDLSLHMRLHAENEVGEFRCDMCYKSFNQWSRLKQHQESHVGQIVYECTECDKAFAFPHLLEEHQQTHAESSQ; translated from the coding sequence ATGGCTCATGGGTGGGATTCATACTACCATGATCTTCCACCTCTCTCATCAGATCCAAGCACTTTGAGAAGGACATCAGAGCCAGAGGGAAGTCTTTCCCAGCATATAGAGAACTACATTGGAAATCATGACTTCCCTGGCGCAGTGGCTTCACATGAAGCCTCTGCAACAAACTATTACTCAAATCCCAGTACTGAAAATTCCAGTTCAGACTGTCTTTATCAAAGATACTGCAAGGAAACATCATGGCAAGCTGATGGAGAACAAATGGAAAAAGATTACTTGCAAAGATGTGGAAATAGTGACATTTCAGATTTTGCCACAGATGGATTACCAACATCGGGATCTTTTCCTTCATCTTTTGCAAATGATTTACAAGACCTAAAGCAAGACTGTGGAATGCTAGCTACATCATTTCTTGACGATTACTCAGATGTCAGTAGCTGCTCGGAAGCAGATGTGGGTGAAACAAGGCCCTCTTGTAAATTCATGGCAAATAATTCAGTTCCAAAACCTAAAACTGATTATGTTACAAAACATAGCTCATCAGAATGGCTTTTCACTGATACTGGGAATGTGATGCTTCCAACTGAGAGTCTGTGTCCTAATAAATCAGAGACTACTGTAATTTTGCCAACTACATCAAATGTGTCAGCAGGAGAAAACATAGTTGAATGTGCACAAGACAAGGAGGAAAGTTCAGAAAAAACTGTCACATCCTGTGCAGGACAAGAACAGTCCTTTAGTACTTCTAACATGGTGACAACGACAGTGAGTGAGACTGTTGGGGATGGAAGGGAATATGGTAATTGTCcagaaagaagaggaaaggagCATATGAAGATTAATCTCACtcaagaaaaaaatccaagcaTCTCGACAACTGGCCATGAAAACTTGGCTGGTGATGGAATTGAGGAGTACCCAGATGGCGGTGGGGAGGAGCaggttgctgcagctgctccaaaTATGACAATAATGGACAATGAGGATGGTCTCCCAGACGACCTaagaaaggaaatgaaagaaTCATTCAACCAAGAAAATAAGGGATTTGATAATCCCAACTCCAGAGATAGTCAAGATGGAAATACTAAAGAGGACATGCAGGACAAAAGTGAAGAcctaaaaaaggaaagaaaacaatcagGTTCATCTGAAAAAGAGACATTTGATGATAAGAAGTCTCCAAATCCCAATTTTGGTATTGGCCAAGATGAAAATCCGGAAACTGACTGCCGGGACGATGAAATTCAGTCAAATACCTGTCAGTCTTCAAATCTCCCTGGTATAAAGGTGTCCAATTCTAAAGCTGTCACTCATGAACTGAGGCAATTCACAAGTACCTCAAAGAGTATCAGTCAGGATCAGAAATCATGCTTGCGGTTATCTGAGCACCAGTCCCATGAAAGTGTAGCTCAGGATATTTGTCAGAGTACTGCTGTAATGAGGGATGGTGATTTCAGCAATGCCAATGACAAGAATGAGCAAAGTGTTGCAAGTCTTTCAGAAACCTGCTTACAGCCAAAGAGTTCCAGCACATACATGAATACCTGTCCAGAAAAAGAATGGACAGGTGCAGCAGAGAAGACAGATAGTGACAAGGATGAGCAAGGCTTTGCTAGTCAAGTAGAGTCCTGCTTACTGCCAAACAGCTCAAGCATAGACCTGAATTCCTGTCTAGAAAAGGAAATGACAAGTCAACTAGAGAGGAAAACCCCAACCTCTCCTACAGAAACTGTTTGTACTGACCCTCCTGTGACTAGTGTTACGGATGATTTAGAGTCCTGTTCACAGTTTAACACATCAAGCACAGACATAAACCCCTGTCTAGAAAAAGAATGGACAAGTTCCACAGAGAATACAAATGCAACCTCTTCTTCAGATCAGCAACAGCCACTACACCAATGTCCAGTGGCCCTACAACCAGGAGGTTTTCATGGAGATGTTGCTGAAGATACAAGAGAGTCGTTAGAAAAGTTGGACACATCGGCAGAGGAGCCGTCAGTGCTTGGCAAGCTGTATGGGGAACCTCTGTCAAGAGAAGATTCTTCATGTGATGCTGATGAAATAAACCTTGATACAAGTCACTATCAAGACACTTCTGTGGCCAGACCTGACAGTAACACCATGAACTATTCAGGGCAAACACCTCAACTCATATCCTCTCTACAAATGAGGAAACGTCTGCAGCCTGTCGTAATAATGAAGACCTTAGAGTTAGTAGATGGAATGAGTAACTCTTACCATTGCGCAGATTGCCAATACACAACCCACAGTGTGGATCATCTAATAGAACACCACCATTGTTTCCATTCCGTGCACAGTTTCCAGTTTTGCAAGACTTGTAACCTCTACCTGATAAGTGATGAACAAGCAGAAAAACATGTGTGTTGTGTAACCAAAGTAAGCCCTCAGCTCTCTTCAGATTCCAGCAAACCGAAGATCAGAAAACGTCGCGGGGGCCACAGGTGCATGAAGTGCAGACtcatattttcaaaaatactTCACTATATCAAGCATATGAGGACTCACACTGGCAAAACACCCTTTAAGTGTAATGGGTGTGGGTTATATTTTGCACAGGCTGGTACCCTGCAAAGACACATGCGTACACCTGGTAGATGCAAGCAGCCAAAACTTCCAGTCACAGATTCTGATGCCATTATCAAAGAAACCGAAACACCACCACAAGAGGACGTGGCACAGGACCAAACATATCTAAATCTGCCCGAATGTTACATAAAGCTAGATGACATCTCCAGAACCCATCTGTGTCGTTTTTGTGGTAAATGCTTCTTAACTGCAGCCAAGGCCAAAAAGCACTACTACAACATACACAAGGGAAAGAGTTTGGCAGTTTCAGTGCAGCAGTGTCAGTCGACCACAAAACTCAGTAGTGAACACCCCAAAAAACTGGACAATGAAACAACAGGGAAATATAAATGTCCCCTTTGTCCACGCCTTTTCAAATATTCCTACAACAGGGCTCGACATTTACGTGACTGTGTCAGAAATTCAGTGTGTGGTGGCAAGGAAAAAGTTTCCGGTAAATATCGATGTCCCTTGTGCCACGTGACCTTCACTTTATCATCTAACCGATATAGACATATTAAGACATTTTGCCTTAGAGAATGTCTGAATCGGCTCGCAAAGGAGAGGGCAAAATCAAAGGAACAGGCTGAACAGAAAAAGGCTAAGGAAACTGAGCCGAAATTGCAGTCGAAGAAGaatgaacagaaaaaacagCCCAAGGAAATGgaacagaaaaaacaagcacCCCCAGCTTTGACAGCCCCCCGTATTGTACCACGCTACAGATGCAATCTTTGTCCAGCAGTTTTTTGTCATGCATCTGGAAAATACAGACATATGAAGAAGCATGAGCTGTTTAAACTCACTGGCAAAATGTTCAAGTACAGGAATTCAGTCTTCTCTACCTTGTCTAAACCCACAACTTTAAGTAGTACAAAGACTGAAGAGAATAAAGATACCCCAGAATCAACTGAAGCAAATGCCAGTCCTGCCCTGAGCTGCCGTTTTTGTGACAGTCGTTTCGCCACACCACAGTCACTGATGAAACATGTGCGCAGTCACCGAGGTGAAAGACCATACCGCTGTGTGGAATGTGGAAAAGGTTTCAAGAAACGTGCCTATCTAATTGGTCATAAAAGCATTCACCAGAGGCGGATACAGTGTACTGTCTGCAGAAAGATTCTTCCAACTATTGGAGAACTGATTCAGCACAGAAGTTCACATCTGAAAAGGGGAATGCTTCAGTGCCCAGACTGTCATCTTCAGTTCCAGTATCCTGCACATCTCCTGAGGCATCTACCCACCCACAAACCCAAAGAAAACAAGGCAAGTAAGCCTGAAGAGAGACCACCATTAAAACCACAGCAGTCCTTGGAATCCGTGAAAGAGCAGACTGAACCAAATCAGCTACAGTGTTCTTTATGCAAAGAGGTATTTAATGATGCCCACTTGCTAAGAAAACATTGTCTTGCGCATATAACTGGGTCTTCGACAAACCAATGTCCATTTTGCAAACGTGATTTTAATAATCGCCGCTATTTGCTGCGCCACATGCTCATACACACTGGAGACAAACCCTTCTCCTGCACAAACTGTGGAAAACAGTTTTATCGTGACTTGTACCTTAAACTTCACAGTGAGAAGTGTGTGCCTGCTCAAACCATTCAACAACAACTGGTCACAACTGAGTCCAACACTAAGCCAAAGGGGCCACATCGGTGTACCTACTGTCCAAGGAGGTTTTTTAAGAGAATGCGCCTCAAAAATCATCTCAATGGCCACAAGGCAAACACTCTGCTTCTATGCTCAAAATGTGGGCAGTACTTTGGATTTCAGAAATTTAAACAACATCAGAGTAACTGCGGGGAGACTACACAACTCAACACTGGCTTATCGTCTCCAAACGGTGATGACTGTAAAAGCACTTCACAGACAAGCCATGTCTCTGTAATGCCGTTAAAGTCCAATGCATCCAAGATACTACCTTTGAAATGCTCTCACTGTACACAGAGGTTCAGGTACAGATCATTACTCTTGAGACATCTGGTTTCACATACTGGTGTGCAACCCTATGCATGTATGCACTGTGGACACCGTTATGGAAGTCAGACAATGTGTTTGCAGCATGAAGCTTTCTGTGATGGTGTTTACAAAGAGGggcagtcaaaggtcaaaggtgatACTGCACCTCAGTTGACAAAGACACCTACTCTCAGAGAGGCAGCACAAAAGCCCCAAGCAGAAGGTGCAGCTGAGTATAAATGCAAGTTCTGCACGAAGACTTTCATGAAATCACGAAGCCTGAGACGTCACATTTTGACACATAACGAAGTAAAGCCTTATCGCTGTAAAGCATGTGACAGCTGCTTTTCAAGGTATGATCATCTGAAAGTGCATCAGGCTCGCTgtaaaggcaaaaaaacacGACTGGAAATCCGTATTCCCAAAATCAGTTTAGAGGATGTTGGCAGGGGTTGGCAAAATAAGTTTGGCATTGAGCCTGCTGAAAAGCAGGAGACGTTTGAGTGTGAAGTCTGTTCAAGGAGCTTTCCATCTCAGTCTAAACTTTCCCGCCACGTCACCTTGTTCCATCTACCAAAATTATTCAAGTGCACAGGCTGTGGCTCGTCATTCTCTCACGAAAAAACTctaaaaaaacacaggaagatGAGAAAGTGCAGAAGGAGCTCCAATAAAACAAAGGCTGTCTTACCACAGGATACTAATCCACCTACAGAAAATGCAGCAAACTCACTTAGAGGGATGAGAAAAAGAATTCTACAGCGTATCCAACCCTACTTCAACAAAAAGCACAAGTATGCATGTAGTTATTGCCCCCGTGCTTTTGGAAACAGCTGGCAATTGAGCGTGCACAACCGCCTACACACAGGAGAGCGGCCATATGCTTGTGATTATTGTGAACAGAGATTTATAAGGAAGGATTATATGCAGCGTCATGCCGcaaagtgcaccaaaaaaacaagcattttaacAGAAAAGGTGACAAAACCTACTGTTCCTGAAAGCCAGCAGTCAGCCTCTAAAAGCCCACCAAAAGGCTTTTCTTGTGCATACTGTAGCTCCCGTTTCTTGCTATTTTCACAGCTTCAAGAGCATTTTCTAAATGCACACCAGCTGGAAACAAAGGCTCCACCACTGTCCTCTGCTCCCCTACAACAACATCTGTCAAATATACCAAAAATCAAAGAAGAAGTTTTGGATGAGAGTTGTGACAAAAAGCCTAGTGATGTAGGTACTAATTTAACCTGTAAACTCGATACAGCTCTTGATAGCGAGGTCGCCAAAACATTTTCCTGCCCAGAGTGCAATATGACCTTTACAAATAAAGCTGGACTAACTGGTCATCTGCGTGTACATGCAGCAGGGTTTccttttaactgtaaaacatgCAAGAAGGGCTTCTGGAATAAAAGTCTTCTCCGTAATCACAACAGGAAATGTAGATTTGGCCACATTTCCGGAAGAAGTTCAACCCAAGAGTTGGAAGTCCCTTTAAAAGCAGAGATTGATCTGGTGCTGAATGACTCTGTTCTGGTGTTCAAAGAAGCCTCCAATTCAACTGGCACTGGGGTTTTGCAGACCAGCTTTTCCTGCAAAGATGAGGTAATGGATGAATCCCAACAAAATTCAGAGGAAAATGAGGGGCAAAGCAGCTCAATTAAAGAGAAGAAAACTGTGCAGTACCAATGTTCAGAGTGTGATCAGAGCTTCACCGATGGCCTATTGCTTATTAGTCACCTTGAAGCCCATGGAAGAGAGGAACAAGCAAAAAAGCGCAATGCGTGTATTAAGTGTGGGAATGTGTTTTCCAGTCCAGGAAATCTTGAAAAACACATGAGGATGCAtggaattaataaaaaatactctTGCCCTGACTGCTCCAAGGTACTGCCCACCATGTCTGAACTTGAAATCCACAGAACATGTCATGACCCAAATAGGCCTTTTATTTGCAAACTGTGTAAACACAGGTTTTGGACAAGACCATCTCTATGTAATCACTACAGCGAAGAGCATCCAGATGATGTTTTTAGGTGTCAGTTCTGTAACAAGGCCTACGCGAGCAAAAAATCTGTGTCAAGACATTATAAAAAATGGCATCAAAAAGAGCAGAGGGACCTTTTGAAGACTGTACAGGATAAGAGCAGCGCTGAACAACGATCCAGCAGTCAAGTCAGTACAGCTGGTGAAAGCGATGGGGATGAAAATAACGGCAGTGAGGACAGCGACTCAGACTCTGCACCATACTTCCCATGCCACGTGTGTGGTAAGACATTCCCAACATCAGAAAGTCTTGAGGATCATCAGAGGTGTCACCTGGGTGAAAAACCACATGAATGTGCAGAAtgtggaaaatgttttttccagGCATCCCAGTTGCAGCAGCACCAACGAATGCACAAGTCTGAATTTCAGTGTCAGGCATGCGGAAGGGGTTTTGTCTCACTCTTTGCTCTGCGCAAACACAAGCATACCCATGGAAAGAGCCGTCCATACCGTTGTTCCAAGTGTGACTTCAGTTTTACAGGACCCACACAGTTGGCAGAACACATGTCTACCCACCGCGAAGAGAACTTCCCATGTGATATTTGCAATCTTGTGTTTCTCTCCAAGACCAGTAGAGCTGAGCATCGGAAAAGCCACTCTAAGTCAGGTGACTTCCCTGCACCAATTTTAAAGGAAGAACGTGAGAAGTCTGCTTCACCTTCTGAGAGCTCATCAGTGTCCCCCAGAGAACTGAAATATCGCTGCGGTGTCTGTGGAGAGCGATTTAAAGACCCAGAGGAGCTCTCAGAGCATGGTTGCAATGCAGTCAAAGAGCGAGCATACTCCTGTTCAGACTGCGATAAACATTTTCTGCATGCATCTCACCTGAAAAAGCACAGGACCACCCATCATCTATCGTGGTCTAATAGTGAATATCCATGCTCTCATTGCAACAGTagcttttcctcctctgagcGCTTCCTCAGCCATCTGAAGAGCCATGTGGATACTGCAGCAGAAACCAAACGTAACACTGAGGGTAAAGATGGAGGTGTGTCACACAGTTTCATGTGTCCAGTTTGCCACCAGTGTTTTGCCAGTGCCACTGAACTGATTGGTCATTTTCCCACACATCCTGGTGGTACCTTTGAATGCAAAATTTGTAAAAAGACATTTCCCTCTGGAAGTAAGCTTGAAGAACATGAGCGCAGTCATGTGACATCAGCTGCTGAATTTGAATGCatagtgtgtgagtgtggccAGAGCTTTTTAGGAAGAGATGCTTTCCATCGGCACCACTGTTCCCATCAAAAGCAAGCAACAACGGAGGCTGAGTACTCACATCCATCAGCTAAAACATCCCCTCCAACTTATcaagcaggagaggaggaggagattgaTGTTACCGGAGAGGACTTGTACTATTGCCCTGTTTGCTCAATGCAGTTCAGCTCAAAAAGTGGTCTTCTGGAGCATCAAAATAAAGAGCACCGAAATGAGAAGCCATTTAAATGCAAGCTTTGTGGAAAAGTGTTTGCCAGGAGGCGCTACCTCAGAGAGCATGAGCGAAGGCATCGTCAAAAAAATACGACTCAGCCGGCTGAAAACAAGTTCAAATGTACCCAGTGCAACGCCGAACTGAACACGGCAAATGATTTGTCTTTGCATATGAGATTGCATGCTGAAAATGAAGTCGGAGAGTTCCGCTGTGATATGTGCTACAAGTCATTCAACCAGTGGTCCCGTCTTAAGCAGCACCAAGAAAGTCATGTCGGCCAAATTGTATATGAATGCACAGAATGTGACAAAGCCTTCGCCTTTCCTCACCTACTGGAGGAACATCAACAGACTCATGCTGAGTCGTCTCAGTAA